DNA from Drosophila busckii strain San Diego stock center, stock number 13000-0081.31 chromosome 2R, ASM1175060v1, whole genome shotgun sequence:
TCTatgcgcttttgttgctccatTATGGCAGCATGTGGGGTCTGTTCTTCCTTCTGACCGCCACGCCCAAGTTCTTGAGCGAGGTGCTTGGCTTCAATCTCTCCTCGGCTGGTTTCCTCTCCAGCTTGCCGCACATTGCGCGTCTGCTGGCTGCGTTTGGTTTCGGTTCCGTGGCAGATTGGCTACGTCGCAAGGGCTGGTGGACTATCACATTCACTCGCAAATTCTTCAGCGTACCTTGTAAGTAGTTCTACCAAACAATTAGtggaaaaattataaacatttttttttttgtttagctcaCATCATACCCGGCATCATGCTTATTGTTTTGGCATTCTTTGGTCGTGAGCCATATTGGTGTATTGCCATAATGACCATCTCGCTGGGCTTTAACGgtgctgccaccgccgccaatTTGGCCAACTCGCAGGACTTGGCGCCCAACTTTGCGGGCACCTTGTATGGCATCATTAACTGTCTGGGCACGACACCCGGCTTCTTCTCCCCATTGATTGTAGCGGCCTTTACCAAGGACAAGGTAAGTTTCTAGAAGACATTTTTAAACCTGCATCTATtaaatcttttatatattcttcCGTAGAATACCATTGATGAGTGGTTCTGGATATTTATTATTGGTGCTGCGGCTTATATTTTGCCAGCCCTGTTCTTTTGGGTCTTTGGTGATGGCAAGATTCAAAAATGGAATGAGGTGGAAACAAAGGAGCCACGCGAAGATGTTGTCAATACAAAGTTGTAGTTTGTGCCTTGGCAACTTCCTGTGATGATTTAGTACTAAtgccatataaatatatataaatcttttatatatatgtctgtgtacataaataatgttttatatGTAGCGAGTCctattaaagttaaagctgtatatttattgttgtaaaaaatcgttcctttttatttgcttggaCTTGTCGaataacaaaaccaaataaaagcaattaaaacctGTTAATTTAGGTTTTAAGCAAAACGTCAACATCAACGATCTCAACTCttcatttatgtttgtttttattatttttttgttgttgcatgtgttGCGGTCTTTGGAGAcgttaattttttgcattcattCGAGCGAAAACCCCAATTTGGTACAAAACAATTAGCTAAACTTGTCAGATTGCCAAGAATTAAATATTAGGAAGGACTAagagtaattaaaaaaataaataaaaattaagagaGCTAACCTATTGTATTTGATTTctattttgaaatatgtatTTCTGTTTACAGTATGTTTTgataactaactaactaggCACAACATTCTGTTAAACATAACAGGTAGTATCGGAATTTTATACAgctattttacttttttaaatttatttgaaaatacattttatatttgtagttCTGCTGAATTCGTAATAGATTACTTATTCCTGTAAATTTAACACGAATGCCGGCTAATGCTAATTTTTGCCGCTCGCTCATGCTCACTCATTTGAACTAgcgcaatttgttaaattctCGGAGTAAATAGCAAGGGCGTAAATTTCAAGGgctatttgtaaataaataatgaaactaACATTATTCCTAAATTAGTATTTAATGTCTCTAAAAAATTCAGAATTCTCTCACAATTCCCAAATCTGTCGTGCGGCAAAAAAAAGCCAGATCTGACGGAGAAAACAGTCTGGCATCTCTGCTCACAAGTGTAAAAGTATCGTTTATAGGTATCGTTCAGCTCTAGTTTATTTAACATCACTATAGctaattttaagtaaattttataaatacttaagCATTTTAGTACTTAGGCACAGTTGGAACGCGACCACCGctcattaaattaacaattcgcacaacaaacacaataaAATGGCTGAAGTTGAAGCTGTGCAAATTATAGCAGAGTCGCTCAAGCAACAggtaagcaaatgcaaatcttTCGAATgcgtacattttttttgtaagtggTATGCAGCTTAGTGCATACAACATCAACATGTGGGAATAAGAATACAAagtacaaatacatatgcgCATATTTGTAACTGTGGGCTTAACGGTGTTAGTGCTTATCTGCTTGTGTGTTGGACAAAGTTCAATAGCACTCGAAAGTGGCCAAGCTGTatagttgttcttgttgttgttgtccgttctcgttgttgttgttgctagccGGTGGCTATAAGGTGCGATATAAATACGCAGATCTTGATACAGATACTGTTCGCTAGTGCTAAAGGTGTAAATGCCTTAATCTGCTCAATCATGCGAATTTAGTGGGTgattaaatcaataaacatgTTTTGACAGTCGGGTTGAACCTtaaactgcataaattaaaactaacgctttgattttgtttgcagGGCGTGGAATATGTATTCGGCATTATTGGCATACCCGTTATCGAGCTGTCCATGGCCTTTCAGGCAGCTGGACTCAAGTACATTGGCATGCGTAATGAGCAGGCGGCCTGCTATGCGGCTCAAGCAATTGGCTATCTGACGGGCAAGCCTGGCGTCTGCTTGGTGGTCTCTGGACCGGGTCTGCTGCATGTGACGGGTCTGCACTTGAAAGCAAGCTTGTTGAATTTGTCTTCTCAAAGTATATGTATTGCTTGTAGGTGGCATGGCCAATGCGCAGGTTAACTGCTGGCCTTTAATTGTGATTGGTGGAGCAACGAATCAGGATCATGAGGGCATTGGCGGCTTTCAAGAGTGCCCACAAGTGGAGCTCTCGCGTCCCTACTGCAAGTATGCTGCACGCCCACCGACGGCAGCTCTGATACCGCTGCATGTCGAGAAGGCAGTGCGCTATGCCACCTATGGCCGTCCTGGTGTTGCCTACTTGGATTTCCCTGGCAACATTCTGCAGTCAAAGGCGCAAGAGGACAAGATTTACAAAGCTTTGGCGCATCCAGCTCCGCCTTTGGCCTATCCGCCACATGATGAAGTCATTCGCGCTGCACGTCTGCTGCGCCAGGCCAAGCGTCCGCTGGTCATCATCGGCAAGGGCGCTGGCTATGCCCATGCCGAGCACATATTGCGTCATTTTATTGAGAATACAAATCTGCCGTTTTTGCCAACGCCCATGGGCAAGGGCGTCGTCTCCGATACGGCGCCTCAATGCGTAAGCTCGGCACGCACATTGGCGCTGCAGCAGGCCGAtgtggtgttgctgctgggcgctAGGCTGAACTGGATTTTGCACTTTGGACGCGCTCCACGTTACGACAAAGATGTCAAGTTTATACAGGTGGACCTTTGTCCCGAAGAGTTGCACAACTCGGTGGTCTCCTCGGTGGCCATTCAGTCGGATATACGTCCCTTTGCCGAGCAGCTGTTTGAGCAAATGAATGCAGTGAACTTCCGCTTTGGCTACGAGCAGGAATGGTGGAAGAAACTGGCGGCCAAGTGCCGACAGAATCGCGATACTGTGGCGCAAATGTCCATGAACACCTCGACGCCACTGAACTACTATGCAGTCTTCCACCATCTGCGTGAGCTCTTGCCCAAGGACACCATAATTGTGAGCGAAGGCGCCAATACTATGGACATTGGACGCTCCATGCTGTTCAATGAGCAGCCGCGTCATCGCCTCGACGCTGGCACCTTTGGCACCATGGGCGTGGGTCCAGGttttgccgttgctgctgcgctataTTGCCGCGACTTTGCGCCCGGCAAGCGCGTGCTTTGCGTTGAAGGCGACAGCGCCTTTGGCTTCTCGGGCATGGAGATCGAGACAATGGTGCGCTATAAGCTACCAGTGACCATTGTAATTGTGAATAACAACGGCATTTATGGTGGCTTCGATAAGGACACCTTTGAGGCCATACGCAGCGACGGCGATCTCACACAAATGTAAGTACACACGGCTAATCTTATCGTGGGCTAATATAAACCAAATCTTATCggatttaatttgcagcacgCCACCATCGGCATTGGGCGTGCAGGTGCGCTATGAGGAGATGATGAAAATGTTTGGCATGCAAGGCTACTTCTGCACCGAAATCGAACAGCTGCAGTCGGCGATTAAGGCAGCCAATCAGCTCAAGGACAGGCCCACCATTATCAATGTGGCCATCAGTCCCTCGTCGGATCGCAAGCCACAGTCGTTCAACTGGCTCACCGAATCGAAACTTTAAGACAATCTATTGTCGTTCGTAGTTTGTAAGCGCACAGTTTTTGAGCATTCctaaaagaattattttctaaaaaaaaaaatgtaactgCATTTGCAACGATATTTACTTTGTAtatacacaagcacacacacacacaaacacacgcacacgttTTATATAACCCAATGTACGCCACTTTATagataaatagtttaaaaattgcgtaaattgttttattagcaGCTTGTCGCGTTGAATGttcaaaactgaaactgaaactttgTTAACCAACTGCGCTGTTAATTAATCATTGTAAGTGAACTTGTTTgaactttaagcaaatgttaataataatgtatatgTCAAGGTGTATATCGAAGTTGATTGAACTCAACGCTGGCCTTAGATGTTGGCACGCACAAGCTCCTCCTCCAGCCCCAAGTAGTCCAGAAACCAATTAAAGTCCACCAGACGACCTTTATGCAGGAACGGCAGCTTCGGACACAACTCAAAGGCAATATTAAGCGGCGCTATATCTGGCACCTGATCCGCACTCATATTGAAGAAGCCCAGCACATCACGCACTTCAATCTCGCCCTGCGCATTGCGCTGCAGCACCTGCAATATATCCTCCACCAGCTCCAAGCTAAAGGGCAGACGACAGCCTCGCAGTGTGGCGCGCACTTTGGCTTCGGCTATGTACGGCCTGCAGCTGGGATTGATGTGACTCAAGTGCTC
Protein-coding regions in this window:
- the LOC108597522 gene encoding 2-hydroxyacyl-CoA lyase 1, which translates into the protein MAEVEAVQIIAESLKQQGVEYVFGIIGIPVIELSMAFQAAGLKYIGMRNEQAACYAAQAIGYLTGKPGVCLVVSGPGLLHVTGGMANAQVNCWPLIVIGGATNQDHEGIGGFQECPQVELSRPYCKYAARPPTAALIPLHVEKAVRYATYGRPGVAYLDFPGNILQSKAQEDKIYKALAHPAPPLAYPPHDEVIRAARLLRQAKRPLVIIGKGAGYAHAEHILRHFIENTNLPFLPTPMGKGVVSDTAPQCVSSARTLALQQADVVLLLGARLNWILHFGRAPRYDKDVKFIQVDLCPEELHNSVVSSVAIQSDIRPFAEQLFEQMNAVNFRFGYEQEWWKKLAAKCRQNRDTVAQMSMNTSTPLNYYAVFHHLRELLPKDTIIVSEGANTMDIGRSMLFNEQPRHRLDAGTFGTMGVGPGFAVAAALYCRDFAPGKRVLCVEGDSAFGFSGMEIETMVRYKLPVTIVIVNNNGIYGGFDKDTFEAIRSDGDLTQITPPSALGVQVRYEEMMKMFGMQGYFCTEIEQLQSAIKAANQLKDRPTIINVAISPSSDRKPQSFNWLTESKL